The following proteins are co-located in the Ensifer sp. WSM1721 genome:
- a CDS encoding sugar phosphate isomerase/epimerase family protein, which translates to MKIALDPFMHRHLSLEELPRKVKELGYDWIELSPRGDFLEWFKAPRVFPNRIKSFKKALAEQGVGIASLLPMYRWASNDETERQAAVKHWKRAIEIAVELGVDTMNSEFGRGPHPDKGSCYCCHTGSMIEACEDAWWRSMEELVPLFEREGIMLHVEPHPEDWCETLQPALDIIRTVNSKNVKFLYCAPHTFYFGDDTKAMLREAADVLAHVHVGDTFNHKASSGLRYILNPPGTNARVHQHLNIGQGEVPWDDFFSTLAEVGFDGIMTACVFAWEDKADHSGKFMRAEMQRYIDKYWRAK; encoded by the coding sequence ATGAAGATTGCACTCGACCCGTTCATGCATCGTCATCTCTCGCTTGAAGAGTTGCCCCGCAAGGTCAAGGAACTCGGCTACGATTGGATCGAGCTTTCGCCGCGCGGCGATTTCCTCGAATGGTTCAAGGCGCCGCGCGTTTTCCCCAACCGCATCAAGAGCTTCAAGAAGGCGCTCGCCGAACAAGGCGTCGGCATCGCCTCGCTGCTGCCCATGTATCGCTGGGCTTCCAATGACGAGACCGAGCGTCAGGCGGCGGTGAAGCACTGGAAGCGCGCCATCGAGATCGCCGTCGAACTGGGCGTCGACACGATGAATTCCGAGTTCGGCCGCGGCCCGCACCCGGACAAGGGCTCCTGCTACTGTTGCCACACCGGCTCGATGATAGAGGCCTGCGAGGACGCCTGGTGGCGCTCGATGGAAGAGCTGGTCCCGCTCTTCGAGCGCGAGGGCATCATGCTTCATGTCGAGCCGCATCCCGAAGACTGGTGCGAGACACTGCAGCCGGCGCTCGACATCATCCGCACGGTCAATTCGAAGAATGTCAAATTCCTCTACTGCGCGCCGCACACCTTCTATTTCGGTGACGACACCAAGGCGATGCTCCGAGAGGCGGCGGACGTTCTTGCCCATGTCCATGTGGGCGACACGTTCAACCATAAGGCTTCTTCGGGGCTGCGCTATATCCTCAACCCGCCGGGCACCAACGCCCGGGTACACCAGCACCTCAACATCGGTCAGGGCGAAGTGCCCTGGGACGACTTCTTCAGCACCCTCGCTGAGGTCGGTTTCGACGGCATCATGACCGCCTGCGTCTTCGCCTGGGAAGACAAGGCGGACCATTCCGGCAAGTTCATGCGCGCCGAGATGCAGCGCTACATCGACAAGTACTGGAGGGCAAAATGA
- a CDS encoding sugar ABC transporter substrate-binding protein, whose product MTRMKHFLAAAITTALVASGATAAMAEGANIFVVGGKPDDPFWSIVKRGAEDAGKVVEAQGGSVTWLGPQNYDNLGVDAAELIRQAIDQGADAIVGPDWVPEAMDPAFKQVVDAGIPLVIYNAGGIEAADRLGAMNYVGSNDYLSGKAAGTYFAKKDLKNAVCLNTLPGAANIEAFCKGMIDGVTEGGGVGSALPLPATSFGSATAVAQALKAHLLQNPDIKAVFAIGNVDTNSAVNGVTQAGKQGQVHVCGMNMDETILNNIKSGTQLCAIDQQGYLQGYLAVSILNGKVNYGLTVPTREILTGPGVIDKSNVDATLEGVKAGAR is encoded by the coding sequence ATGACGCGAATGAAACATTTTCTTGCGGCTGCAATAACGACGGCGCTGGTCGCGTCGGGCGCTACGGCTGCCATGGCCGAAGGTGCCAACATCTTTGTCGTCGGCGGCAAACCGGACGATCCGTTCTGGTCGATCGTGAAGCGCGGCGCCGAAGACGCCGGCAAGGTCGTGGAGGCGCAGGGCGGATCGGTAACCTGGCTCGGGCCGCAGAACTACGACAACCTTGGTGTTGATGCGGCGGAGCTCATCCGTCAGGCCATCGATCAGGGCGCTGACGCGATTGTTGGCCCGGACTGGGTGCCGGAGGCAATGGATCCCGCATTCAAGCAGGTCGTCGATGCCGGCATCCCGCTGGTCATCTATAATGCCGGTGGCATCGAAGCTGCCGACCGCCTCGGCGCGATGAACTATGTCGGTTCCAACGACTACCTGTCCGGCAAGGCCGCAGGGACTTACTTCGCCAAGAAGGACCTGAAAAACGCCGTCTGCCTCAACACGCTGCCGGGTGCGGCGAACATCGAAGCCTTCTGCAAAGGCATGATCGACGGGGTTACCGAAGGTGGCGGCGTCGGCTCGGCGCTACCGCTGCCGGCAACCTCCTTCGGTTCGGCGACGGCCGTGGCGCAGGCCCTGAAAGCGCACCTGCTGCAGAACCCGGACATCAAGGCCGTGTTCGCGATTGGCAACGTCGACACGAACTCGGCGGTAAACGGAGTGACGCAGGCCGGCAAGCAGGGTCAGGTACATGTTTGCGGCATGAACATGGATGAAACAATCCTGAACAACATCAAGAGCGGCACCCAGCTTTGTGCGATCGACCAGCAGGGTTACCTGCAGGGCTATCTGGCGGTCTCGATCCTGAATGGCAAAGTCAACTATGGTCTCACCGTGCCGACCCGGGAAATCCTGACCGGTCCCGGCGTGATCGACAAATCGAACGTCGATGCCACCCTGGAGGGCGTGAAGGCAGGCGCCCGCTAA
- a CDS encoding LacI family DNA-binding transcriptional regulator yields MSRPTIADLAQAAGVSLSTVNRLLHGTGTVRPATVQRIMATAEEIGFYGLGAIRERSRIALPRYKLGFLLQQSHRQLYRMFGDSIVAAAARRKDAVVEPTVHFEDDLTPEAIAANLLNLGERTDGVALVAADHPLIGQAIESLRAKGVPVITYITDQSAPSRAGYVGTDNWKLGRTAAWFINQTKLRPGKIVTFIGNHRYHCQDIADASFRSYIREHAPNTIVADAVPTQEEPENAYRIVRSLMRQEPDLIGFFVGGGGISGVLRAVREVPLERQREIRIVCRDIGPETRKGLSEGLITAALCHPLERTSDELIDVMLGAIAGGAAGSIVQRIVPFETVTPECV; encoded by the coding sequence ATGAGCCGCCCGACCATCGCCGATCTCGCACAAGCCGCCGGTGTGAGCCTGTCGACCGTGAACAGGCTCCTGCATGGTACCGGCACGGTGCGCCCCGCAACTGTCCAGCGCATCATGGCAACCGCAGAGGAGATCGGCTTTTACGGATTGGGCGCCATTCGCGAGCGCAGCCGCATTGCTCTGCCTCGCTACAAACTAGGGTTCCTGCTGCAGCAGTCGCATCGCCAACTCTATCGGATGTTCGGCGATTCCATTGTCGCAGCCGCTGCACGGCGGAAGGACGCGGTAGTGGAGCCGACCGTACACTTTGAGGATGATCTTACGCCGGAGGCGATCGCCGCCAATCTGCTGAACCTTGGAGAGCGCACCGACGGCGTTGCGCTGGTCGCGGCGGATCATCCCTTGATTGGCCAGGCGATCGAATCGTTGCGCGCAAAGGGAGTTCCGGTCATCACCTACATCACCGACCAGTCGGCGCCAAGCCGTGCGGGTTATGTCGGCACCGACAATTGGAAGCTCGGACGCACAGCCGCCTGGTTCATAAACCAGACGAAACTCCGTCCTGGGAAAATCGTCACGTTCATCGGCAATCACCGCTATCATTGCCAGGACATCGCTGATGCGAGTTTCCGCTCGTACATACGAGAACACGCCCCCAACACGATCGTCGCCGACGCTGTTCCCACGCAGGAAGAGCCGGAGAATGCCTACCGGATAGTCCGATCACTTATGCGCCAGGAACCGGATCTCATTGGCTTCTTCGTCGGAGGAGGCGGCATTTCCGGGGTTTTGCGGGCGGTACGGGAAGTGCCGCTGGAGCGCCAACGCGAGATCCGTATCGTCTGCCGCGACATCGGGCCCGAGACGCGCAAGGGCCTCTCCGAGGGACTGATCACCGCGGCCCTTTGCCACCCGCTCGAGCGTACTTCGGACGAACTGATCGATGTCATGCTTGGGGCGATCGCTGGAGGAGCGGCCGGCTCGATCGTGCAGCGGATCGTACCCTTCGAAACTGTTACGCCCGAATGCGTTTAA
- a CDS encoding response regulator transcription factor, whose amino-acid sequence MPRTASSVHSLSIKSALVIDDHPLYCDALAATMENTFNTRRIRTATSLSEALHQLRMRFSPDLIMLDLNLPDASGLSGFLKIKEKTPDIPVIVISAITSKGIVQSVIAAGAAGFIPKDIGRENFQEAMQDIWNGKIYVPPGYTLPARTPAVDESVETISRKIAHLSQQQTRILGLICEGMPNKLIAYEMKLAEATVKAHITALLRRLGVHNRTQAAMLVREVSIRHNLQ is encoded by the coding sequence ATGCCGCGGACCGCTTCGTCCGTCCACTCGCTTTCCATTAAGTCGGCACTGGTGATCGATGATCATCCGCTCTATTGCGATGCGCTGGCCGCGACGATGGAAAACACCTTCAATACGCGTCGAATTCGAACCGCGACCTCGCTGAGCGAAGCCCTGCACCAACTGCGGATGCGGTTTTCACCCGATCTGATCATGCTTGACTTGAACCTGCCCGATGCGTCGGGCCTGAGCGGATTTCTCAAGATCAAGGAAAAGACTCCCGATATACCGGTCATTGTGATCTCGGCGATCACATCCAAAGGCATCGTCCAGTCGGTGATTGCCGCCGGTGCTGCAGGGTTCATTCCCAAGGATATCGGCCGTGAGAATTTTCAGGAGGCGATGCAGGATATTTGGAACGGCAAGATCTACGTGCCGCCCGGCTACACCTTGCCGGCACGCACCCCGGCTGTGGACGAGTCGGTGGAAACGATTTCGCGCAAGATCGCACATCTATCGCAGCAGCAGACCCGCATATTGGGCCTGATCTGCGAAGGGATGCCGAACAAGCTGATCGCCTACGAGATGAAGCTGGCCGAGGCGACCGTCAAAGCGCATATCACGGCGCTTCTGCGCCGGCTGGGCGTTCATAATCGCACGCAGGCGGCAATGCTGGTGCGCGAAGTCTCGATCCGCCACAACCTGCAGTGA
- a CDS encoding FIST signal transduction protein, translating to MTAVDDLDRKPAEAVRIAVSHADDAALALAEIRRQLATARPSFIFLFVPNRLQPVELANALRTSLPNTVVFGCTTAGQITPRGYEDDALLAIAFQRRHFRVASILFEPISPVSIADVVSQTERLVSQFRATPGRKRLALIFADGLSKQEDILMAALEAGLKDIPVFGGSAGDGLRFERTQVLRNGEFHSNAALLLLLETDLPFSGLGFDHFQPTETRMVVTRAVPEERLVLEINGSPAAEEYARLVKVPVAELSPTIFAENPVLVRNRNLYHVRAIQQIHDEHGLTFLSAIDDGLLLTLGRGKEIIRTLATGLAVSNEDGEAPDFILGFDCYLRKLEIERKGLGGEASEHFRQRRVVGFSTYGEQHFGVHVNQTFVGVAFFRPKGGVPL from the coding sequence ATGACGGCTGTCGACGATCTTGACCGCAAACCGGCGGAGGCGGTGCGGATCGCCGTCTCGCACGCCGATGATGCGGCCCTCGCCCTTGCCGAGATCAGGCGGCAACTCGCCACGGCAAGGCCAAGCTTCATCTTCTTGTTTGTGCCGAACAGGCTGCAACCCGTTGAGCTTGCCAACGCTCTGCGGACATCGTTGCCGAATACCGTTGTCTTCGGCTGCACGACGGCCGGCCAGATCACGCCGCGAGGGTACGAAGACGACGCATTGCTGGCGATTGCCTTCCAGCGGCGTCACTTTCGGGTGGCCTCGATCCTGTTCGAGCCGATCTCGCCGGTCTCGATTGCCGATGTGGTGTCGCAGACGGAGCGGCTTGTCTCCCAGTTTCGCGCAACGCCGGGCCGAAAAAGGCTCGCCCTGATCTTCGCCGACGGATTGTCGAAACAGGAGGATATCCTGATGGCGGCCCTCGAGGCCGGACTGAAGGACATTCCTGTCTTTGGCGGTTCGGCCGGCGACGGGCTGCGGTTCGAGCGCACGCAGGTGCTGCGCAACGGAGAATTCCACAGCAACGCCGCGCTTCTGCTGCTGCTGGAAACCGATCTGCCCTTCAGCGGTCTCGGCTTCGATCATTTCCAGCCCACGGAAACACGCATGGTGGTCACCCGCGCGGTTCCGGAGGAGCGGTTGGTTCTCGAGATCAACGGCTCACCGGCGGCCGAGGAATATGCGCGGCTTGTCAAGGTGCCGGTTGCGGAGTTGTCGCCGACGATCTTCGCCGAGAACCCGGTGCTGGTGCGCAATCGCAATCTCTATCACGTGCGGGCGATCCAGCAGATTCACGACGAACATGGGCTCACTTTCCTTTCGGCGATCGACGACGGTCTGCTGCTGACGCTCGGTCGCGGCAAGGAAATCATCCGCACCCTCGCTACAGGGCTCGCTGTCAGCAACGAGGACGGTGAAGCGCCCGACTTCATCCTGGGTTTCGACTGCTATCTTCGCAAGCTCGAGATCGAGCGCAAGGGCCTGGGTGGTGAGGCGTCCGAGCATTTCCGGCAGCGACGGGTCGTCGGTTTCAGCACCTATGGTGAACAGCATTTCGGCGTGCATGTGAACCAGACCTTCGTCGGCGTCGCATTTTTCCGGCCGAAGGGAGGCGTGCCGCTGTGA
- a CDS encoding ABC transporter permease, whose amino-acid sequence MNTTNGVHASSIPSGGQNIKATIGQLSRRPEAGSLLGLIAVFVFFAVVGGQAFLSPAGYASWLNVAAEIGIVALPIGLLMIAGEMDLSIGAVIPASSLTMAIISGHYGLPEIVGISAGLGVGLFVGLLNGYMVNRTGVPSLIVTIGSMFAVMGLTLGFTVLIAGSTGVSLVPSPTVKAILGDFVGGMFQVTIFWWLLFVAAFFYLLHVMPVGNWIFALGGDKVSARNAGIPTARLTTALYMLSGFSAAFVGVSQVLVYQSAQVLAGQSFIFNSIMCVVIGGVLLTGGAGSVVGIVLGTLTFAIVNQGIYFTGIDPNLGSIIIGALLLLAVMMNDKFRLMAMSYAAKKK is encoded by the coding sequence ATGAACACGACAAACGGTGTCCATGCCTCGTCGATTCCTTCGGGTGGCCAGAATATCAAAGCGACCATCGGTCAGCTTTCCCGTCGGCCCGAAGCCGGGTCTCTCCTCGGCTTGATCGCGGTGTTCGTCTTCTTCGCTGTGGTGGGCGGCCAGGCCTTTCTATCCCCGGCGGGCTATGCAAGCTGGCTCAACGTCGCCGCCGAGATCGGCATTGTCGCACTGCCAATTGGGCTCTTGATGATCGCGGGAGAAATGGACCTCTCGATCGGCGCGGTGATTCCGGCGTCATCCCTGACGATGGCCATCATCTCCGGCCACTACGGCCTTCCCGAGATTGTCGGAATTTCCGCCGGTCTCGGCGTCGGGCTTTTCGTCGGATTGCTCAATGGCTACATGGTCAACCGGACCGGGGTGCCCTCCTTGATCGTCACTATCGGTTCGATGTTCGCCGTCATGGGCCTCACCCTGGGCTTCACGGTGCTCATCGCAGGCAGCACCGGCGTGTCGCTCGTGCCGAGCCCTACCGTCAAGGCGATCCTCGGCGATTTTGTCGGCGGCATGTTTCAAGTGACGATCTTCTGGTGGCTCCTCTTCGTGGCCGCGTTCTTCTACCTGCTGCACGTTATGCCTGTAGGCAACTGGATCTTCGCGCTGGGCGGCGACAAGGTCTCGGCCCGCAACGCCGGCATCCCGACGGCTAGACTGACCACCGCGCTCTACATGCTGTCGGGCTTCTCTGCCGCCTTCGTCGGCGTCAGCCAGGTGCTCGTCTACCAAAGTGCACAGGTGCTCGCGGGGCAATCGTTCATCTTCAATTCGATCATGTGCGTGGTCATTGGCGGTGTGCTTCTGACCGGCGGCGCCGGGTCGGTGGTGGGCATTGTCCTCGGTACGCTCACCTTCGCGATCGTCAACCAGGGCATTTATTTCACCGGCATCGACCCGAACCTTGGCAGCATCATTATCGGTGCGCTCCTGCTGCTCGCCGTGATGATGAACGACAAGTTCCGGCTGATGGCGATGTCCTACGCAGCGAAGAAGAAATGA
- a CDS encoding ABC transporter permease, whose product MNSFSIGQFARRPEFGAVLSFVAVIAFYIAFGGVSLGALFGAASWVNFAANLGIVALPVGLLMIAGELDISIGAMIPAGSMSIAILSGYYDLPIVIGMLGALAFGVLVGLVNGFLAVRTSVPSLIITLGTLVAVQGLVLAGSVILTGAASVPLEAPAWAKVVFGQLIGGKFQVIILWWFALTLVFGFVLHATRYGNWIFAMGGDEVSARNAGIPTRRLKIGLFVLSSTAASFVGMCGAILFNSAQVSGGMNYIFNTIVSIVVGGVLLTGGFGSVAGIFLGALTFAVVNQGIYFTDIDRNWSNLIIGVMLMAAVLMNNTFRQMALSFVPKRKK is encoded by the coding sequence ATGAATAGTTTTTCCATTGGACAATTTGCGCGCCGCCCGGAATTCGGCGCCGTGTTGAGCTTCGTCGCGGTGATCGCCTTCTACATTGCGTTTGGTGGCGTGAGCCTGGGTGCGCTCTTCGGCGCGGCAAGCTGGGTCAATTTCGCGGCCAACCTGGGCATCGTCGCACTGCCAGTTGGCCTGCTGATGATCGCTGGCGAGCTCGACATCTCGATCGGCGCGATGATCCCGGCGGGCTCGATGTCGATCGCCATCCTGTCGGGCTATTACGACTTGCCGATCGTGATCGGCATGCTCGGGGCGCTCGCCTTCGGCGTTCTGGTGGGGCTGGTCAACGGCTTCCTGGCGGTGCGCACGAGCGTGCCCTCGCTGATCATCACGCTCGGCACGTTGGTCGCAGTGCAGGGTCTCGTCCTGGCGGGATCCGTCATCCTTACAGGGGCTGCCTCCGTTCCGCTCGAAGCGCCGGCCTGGGCCAAGGTGGTCTTCGGCCAGCTCATCGGCGGCAAATTCCAGGTGATCATCCTGTGGTGGTTCGCGCTAACGTTGGTCTTCGGTTTCGTTCTCCACGCGACGCGCTACGGCAACTGGATTTTCGCGATGGGCGGGGACGAGGTCAGCGCCCGCAATGCCGGGATCCCGACCAGGCGGCTCAAGATCGGCCTCTTTGTTCTGTCGAGCACGGCCGCTTCCTTCGTCGGAATGTGCGGGGCGATCCTGTTCAACTCCGCGCAGGTCTCCGGCGGCATGAACTATATCTTCAACACGATCGTCTCGATCGTGGTGGGCGGCGTGCTGCTCACCGGCGGCTTTGGTTCGGTTGCCGGCATCTTCCTCGGCGCGCTGACCTTTGCAGTCGTCAACCAGGGCATCTATTTCACCGACATCGACCGCAACTGGTCCAACCTCATTATCGGCGTGATGCTCATGGCCGCCGTCCTGATGAACAATACCTTCCGGCAGATGGCTCTGAGCTTCGTGCCGAAGAGAAAGAAGTGA
- a CDS encoding Gfo/Idh/MocA family oxidoreductase, translated as MTLQVGVIGTGMIGQDHIRRLTKVLSGVEVVGVTDIDQARAAAAAPDGAEVFATPSALIASEKIEAVIICSWGPAHEEQLLASIAAGKPVFCEKPLVTSEAAALRVIEAEVAFGRRLVQVGFMRRFDADYRRLKTATDGGRLGAPLMFHSVHRNASVPEGLYTSEMPLNDTLVHDADISRWLLSDEISGVEVRVPRRSSRGGALRDPVFVLLHMASGALVDVEISVNIAYGYDIRGEVSCETGVAALPNRPATVISDSNGIRQAIPVDWRERFIEAYDQEFREWIVAASEGTATGPSTWDGYAATLVADAALRAAASGGLEPVNMIEKPDLYGAPTAMAAE; from the coding sequence ATGACCCTCCAGGTTGGTGTCATCGGCACGGGTATGATCGGCCAGGATCATATCCGCCGGCTTACGAAAGTCCTGTCCGGTGTCGAAGTCGTGGGTGTCACCGACATCGACCAGGCCCGCGCTGCTGCCGCCGCCCCCGACGGGGCGGAGGTGTTCGCCACCCCCTCGGCCCTGATTGCGTCTGAAAAGATTGAGGCCGTGATCATCTGCTCCTGGGGGCCGGCGCACGAGGAGCAACTGCTCGCCTCTATCGCCGCCGGCAAGCCCGTCTTCTGCGAAAAGCCCCTGGTGACGTCCGAGGCGGCCGCGCTGCGCGTGATAGAAGCCGAAGTCGCCTTTGGCCGGCGTCTCGTGCAGGTGGGGTTCATGCGCCGTTTCGATGCCGATTATCGCCGCCTCAAGACCGCGACCGACGGAGGGAGACTCGGCGCTCCGCTCATGTTCCATTCCGTCCATCGCAATGCCTCGGTGCCCGAGGGGCTCTACACGTCGGAGATGCCGCTGAACGATACGCTGGTGCATGACGCAGATATCTCCCGCTGGCTGCTGTCGGACGAGATTTCCGGGGTCGAGGTGCGGGTTCCGCGCCGGTCATCGCGTGGTGGCGCGTTGCGCGACCCGGTGTTCGTGCTCCTGCACATGGCCTCCGGTGCGCTGGTCGATGTCGAGATTTCGGTCAACATCGCCTATGGCTATGACATCCGCGGCGAGGTCAGTTGCGAGACGGGTGTCGCCGCGCTTCCAAACCGCCCGGCAACCGTGATCTCGGATTCGAACGGCATTCGCCAGGCGATCCCCGTGGATTGGCGCGAGCGCTTCATCGAGGCTTACGACCAGGAGTTCCGGGAATGGATCGTCGCCGCCTCGGAGGGCACCGCGACCGGTCCCTCCACCTGGGATGGGTACGCGGCCACCCTCGTGGCCGATGCCGCCCTGCGTGCCGCGGCGAGCGGCGGCCTTGAACCAGTCAACATGATAGAGAAACCGGACCTTTACGGAGCTCCGACCGCCATGGCGGCGGAATGA
- a CDS encoding ATP-binding cassette domain-containing protein, translating into MSDNTPILELQNVDKSFGPIDVLHNISLKVRAGEVLCLLGDNGAGKSTLIKTLAGVHKPTRGTILMDGEPVEFSGPREAQEKGISTVHQFGGTFPLMSIGRSFFVGVEPTKGWGPFKVYDRKTANEVAVRAVQNFGITRIDDGDRLVGGLSGGERQSLAIARAVHFGARVLILDEPTAALGVKQAAHVLRIVNEAKRRGLAVIFITHQVMHAMAVGDHFAVLIRGAIAADFRRGEKTREEITDLMAGGETMADLEAQIETYMQSHEGHPPPPAQ; encoded by the coding sequence ATGTCCGACAATACTCCGATCCTTGAACTGCAAAATGTCGACAAGAGCTTCGGTCCGATCGACGTGCTGCACAATATTTCGCTCAAGGTCCGTGCGGGCGAGGTGCTGTGCCTGCTCGGCGACAATGGCGCCGGCAAGTCGACGCTCATCAAGACCCTTGCCGGGGTGCACAAACCGACACGCGGCACGATCCTGATGGACGGCGAGCCGGTCGAATTCAGTGGGCCGCGCGAGGCGCAGGAAAAGGGCATCTCGACGGTCCATCAATTCGGCGGCACCTTTCCGCTGATGTCGATCGGCCGCTCCTTCTTCGTCGGCGTCGAACCGACCAAGGGCTGGGGGCCGTTCAAGGTCTATGACCGCAAGACGGCCAACGAAGTTGCCGTCAGGGCCGTGCAGAACTTCGGCATCACCCGGATCGACGATGGCGATCGTCTCGTCGGGGGGCTTTCAGGCGGCGAACGCCAGTCGCTTGCGATCGCCCGTGCCGTGCATTTCGGGGCCCGTGTGCTGATCCTCGACGAACCAACAGCCGCCCTCGGCGTGAAACAGGCCGCGCATGTGCTCAGGATCGTCAACGAGGCGAAGCGGCGCGGTCTGGCGGTGATCTTCATCACCCACCAGGTCATGCACGCGATGGCGGTGGGGGATCACTTCGCCGTGCTCATCCGTGGGGCAATCGCCGCTGATTTCCGTAGGGGAGAGAAGACCCGTGAGGAGATCACCGACCTGATGGCGGGCGGAGAAACCATGGCGGACCTGGAGGCTCAGATCGAAACCTACATGCAAAGCCACGAAGGGCATCCGCCGCCGCCAGCCCAGTAA
- a CDS encoding Gfo/Idh/MocA family protein — MINGERTISRPLRWGMVGGGRTGQVGYKHRTGALRDGTYQLLCGAFDLDEARGRDFGVKLGVEADRCYTTYRELIAKESAREDGIEVVSIATPNFTHFEITKACLEAGLHVICEKPLFFTVAECEEIEKLAEQKGLIVGVTYGFTGHPLVHQMAAMVKKGMLGDIRIVDMQYTHGFNSGDDVGAGEAVKWRTNPETAGPTFVLGDIGTHLYYLSEIVLPHMKIEKLLCDRKAFIPTRAPLEDHATVLMHYDNGARGRLWVSSVDAGNMGSQRYRFVGSKASVEWSDSRPDQLIYEVQGEPNRTLHHGMPYLEEESLAIDRMGALHTEGLGDSWSNIYLWIAQAVDAKRRGDEAFLNTHHYPGIKAGTEGVRWLENCVRSADAGSAWVDFK; from the coding sequence ATGATCAACGGAGAAAGAACGATTTCCCGCCCGCTCCGCTGGGGCATGGTCGGCGGCGGCCGCACCGGCCAGGTGGGATACAAGCATCGTACCGGTGCGTTGCGCGATGGTACCTATCAGTTGCTGTGCGGTGCCTTCGACCTCGACGAGGCGCGCGGCCGAGATTTCGGCGTGAAGCTCGGCGTCGAGGCGGACCGCTGCTACACCACCTACCGGGAACTGATCGCAAAGGAGTCGGCGCGCGAGGACGGAATAGAGGTGGTCTCGATTGCCACCCCCAACTTCACCCATTTCGAGATCACCAAGGCGTGCCTTGAAGCCGGACTGCACGTCATCTGCGAAAAGCCGCTCTTCTTCACCGTCGCCGAATGCGAGGAGATCGAAAAGCTTGCCGAGCAAAAGGGCCTGATCGTCGGCGTCACCTACGGCTTCACCGGCCATCCGCTGGTTCACCAGATGGCCGCCATGGTGAAGAAAGGCATGCTGGGCGATATTCGCATCGTCGACATGCAATATACCCATGGCTTCAACTCAGGCGACGACGTGGGTGCGGGCGAGGCCGTAAAGTGGCGCACCAATCCCGAGACCGCCGGCCCGACCTTTGTCCTCGGCGACATCGGCACGCATCTCTATTACCTGTCCGAGATCGTCCTGCCGCACATGAAGATCGAGAAACTGCTCTGCGACCGCAAGGCGTTTATCCCGACTCGTGCGCCGCTCGAAGACCATGCCACGGTGCTGATGCACTACGACAACGGGGCACGCGGCCGCCTCTGGGTCTCCTCGGTGGACGCGGGGAACATGGGCAGCCAGCGCTACCGTTTCGTCGGCTCCAAGGCCTCCGTCGAATGGTCCGACAGCCGTCCCGACCAGTTGATCTACGAAGTCCAGGGCGAGCCGAACCGCACCCTGCATCACGGCATGCCCTATCTCGAGGAAGAAAGCCTAGCGATCGACCGCATGGGCGCGCTGCATACGGAAGGTCTCGGCGATAGCTGGTCAAACATCTACCTGTGGATCGCGCAAGCGGTCGACGCGAAGAGGCGCGGTGACGAAGCCTTCCTGAACACGCACCACTATCCGGGCATCAAGGCGGGCACCGAAGGTGTCCGCTGGCTGGAAAACTGCGTCCGCTCGGCCGACGCCGGCTCCGCCTGGGTCGATTTCAAATAG